In one window of Photobacterium leiognathi DNA:
- the uhpT gene encoding hexose-6-phosphate:phosphate antiporter, which translates to MFKLLTQVRKPTLDLPLAERKKMWLGPFLRSYLVVFVSYMVMYFIRKNFNIAQNDLISDYGMTMTQLGTIGLGFSITYGIGKTALNYWCDGKNSKNILPLGLLLSGLCMLGFGLVMGPSMGSFYMMIGLYALSGLFQSVGGSNSYSTITKWTSKKNRGTFLGMWNISHNIGGAGAAGVALFGANYFFDGNVAGMFIVPSIIAIVVALIGFTMGNDSPESYGLGTAEELFEEPISEEDKAVNENHMSKMEIFKKYVLFNKVIWLLCFANVFLYVVRIGIDQWSTVYGYEVLGFDKETAISGFTMFETGALIGTCLWGFFSDLINGRRGLVACIALLGVIATLGFYQHAHTIFAYQASLFALGFLVFGPQLLIGVAAVGFVPKQGIAVADGIKGTFAYLIGDSFAKLGLGMIADGTPIFGQTGWKGTFVALDTAAVICCSIMAIVAILEERKIYRAKKEQKAMLAN; encoded by the coding sequence ATGTTTAAACTGCTTACACAGGTAAGAAAACCAACGCTGGACTTGCCTTTAGCTGAACGTAAGAAGATGTGGCTTGGTCCATTCTTACGTTCATACCTTGTAGTGTTTGTTAGCTACATGGTGATGTACTTTATTCGTAAGAACTTCAACATTGCGCAAAACGACCTGATCTCTGATTACGGTATGACAATGACGCAATTAGGTACTATTGGCCTTGGTTTCTCAATTACTTACGGTATCGGTAAAACAGCATTAAACTACTGGTGTGATGGTAAGAACTCGAAGAATATTCTGCCATTAGGTCTGTTGCTTTCTGGTCTATGTATGCTGGGCTTTGGCTTGGTAATGGGTCCATCAATGGGCTCTTTCTACATGATGATCGGCCTATACGCACTGTCTGGTTTATTCCAAAGTGTGGGTGGTTCTAACTCTTACTCAACGATTACTAAGTGGACGAGTAAAAAGAACCGCGGCACATTCCTAGGTATGTGGAACATCTCGCACAACATCGGTGGTGCAGGTGCAGCAGGTGTGGCGCTATTCGGTGCTAACTATTTCTTTGATGGCAATGTGGCAGGTATGTTTATCGTGCCATCAATCATTGCCATTGTGGTTGCGCTTATTGGTTTCACTATGGGTAACGACAGCCCTGAATCGTACGGTTTAGGTACTGCTGAAGAGTTATTCGAAGAGCCGATTTCTGAAGAAGATAAAGCGGTTAACGAAAACCACATGAGCAAGATGGAAATCTTCAAGAAATACGTACTGTTTAACAAGGTTATTTGGTTGCTGTGTTTTGCGAACGTATTCCTTTACGTGGTTCGTATCGGTATTGACCAGTGGTCTACTGTTTACGGCTACGAAGTGCTTGGTTTTGATAAAGAAACAGCGATTTCTGGTTTCACTATGTTTGAAACAGGCGCACTGATTGGTACATGTCTATGGGGCTTTTTCTCTGACTTGATCAATGGTCGTCGTGGTTTAGTGGCGTGTATTGCGTTATTAGGTGTGATTGCTACGCTGGGCTTCTACCAACACGCACATACTATTTTCGCATACCAAGCATCACTATTTGCTCTTGGCTTCCTAGTGTTTGGTCCTCAGTTATTGATCGGTGTTGCTGCGGTAGGTTTCGTACCTAAGCAAGGTATCGCGGTTGCTGACGGTATCAAAGGTACATTTGCTTACCTTATCGGTGACAGCTTTGCGAAGCTAGGCCTTGGTATGATTGCTGATGGTACGCCAATCTTCGGTCAAACTGGCTGGAAAGGTACCTTCGTAGCATTAGATACTGCAGCTGTTATCTGTTGTTCGATCATGGCGATTGTTGCGATTCTTGAAGAACGTAAGATCTACCGTGCAAAGAAAGAACAGAAGGCAATGCTAGCTAACTAA
- the uhpA gene encoding transcriptional regulator UhpA codes for MIKVALVDDHIIVRSGFAQLLALEPDMDVVGQFSSAAEARAGLPGLDASVCILDISMPNESGLSLLEDLPSGIACIMLSVHDSATVVEKALSLGAKGFLSKRCSPDELVQAVRTAAQGGCYLTPDIAINLVSPNQNKQALGKLTKREHQISELLATGLDVKAVAVKLGLSHKTIHVHRANAMDKLGVKNNVELAKFFSGEVI; via the coding sequence ATGATCAAAGTTGCTTTAGTTGATGATCACATTATTGTGCGCTCTGGCTTTGCTCAGCTATTAGCGTTAGAACCTGATATGGATGTTGTTGGACAGTTTAGCTCTGCGGCAGAAGCACGAGCAGGTTTACCGGGCTTGGATGCCTCTGTGTGTATTTTAGATATTTCGATGCCCAATGAGAGTGGTTTATCTTTGCTTGAAGATTTGCCATCGGGTATTGCTTGCATCATGTTAAGTGTCCACGACTCTGCAACTGTAGTGGAAAAGGCATTAAGTTTGGGGGCAAAAGGCTTTTTAAGTAAGCGTTGTAGCCCTGATGAGTTAGTGCAAGCCGTAAGAACAGCTGCGCAAGGTGGTTGTTATTTAACCCCAGATATTGCTATTAACCTTGTGTCACCTAATCAAAATAAACAAGCACTAGGCAAATTAACCAAACGTGAACATCAAATCAGTGAGCTTTTAGCCACCGGACTCGATGTAAAAGCCGTTGCGGTAAAGCTAGGCTTAAGCCATAAAACGATACATGTGCATCGAGCCAATGCGATGGATAAACTCGGTGTGAAGAATAATGTTGAGCTCGCTAAGTTCTTTAGTGGAGAAGTGATCTAG
- the uhpB gene encoding signal transduction histidine-protein kinase/phosphatase UhpB — translation MRSFGLTSLCIWLFVSCSWFCLWGISFYFIMDPILATVFFPFALRLGLTLHSVKKYWLAIYAAEWSGLLLLAVSLPSYHWQALVTASVLSIPVTLLARRYYKGVQWRLLVVMAVSITVLAVLNTLALSSFHFFDISNTQRLGFVFLVSLTSGLMLVPSCYLIWNYLFQKSWIPLTVDVVSRPVEFRSQHLFFFCLLFIANILLQVHLPEQLSLFAPFCLAIPIIVLAFRYGWEGALLGTLLNSIALIAARSEISSIEIVDLLLSLSAQSLTGILLGIGIQHQRDLNTRLSKQLKRNYSLSRQLVTAEESVRQNIARELHDEIGQNITAIRTQASILKRLETTPAGGQCADSIEQLSLNIYDTTKGLLSQLRPKTLDDLGLKAAIEQVIRDLDFESQEIDVAMSYPKVVDTVMTDMLQITLFRVVQEALNNIAKYANASEVLIAFSIDSNITMEIEDNGIGFKTSDTLKGFGLRGMKERIEALGGQCVITSFAQPKMPLNIPADSIRPSGTTIRVVLPLFAPNYSQQQYKSH, via the coding sequence GTGCGTAGCTTTGGCTTAACGTCACTGTGTATTTGGCTATTTGTTAGCTGTAGTTGGTTCTGCTTATGGGGTATTTCGTTTTACTTCATTATGGATCCGATATTGGCGACAGTGTTTTTCCCTTTTGCTTTACGATTGGGGTTAACGCTACACAGTGTTAAAAAGTATTGGCTAGCGATATATGCCGCTGAATGGAGTGGCTTATTACTTCTGGCGGTATCTTTACCGAGTTATCATTGGCAGGCATTAGTGACAGCGAGTGTGCTTTCTATTCCCGTAACCTTATTGGCTCGTCGCTATTATAAAGGTGTGCAGTGGCGCTTACTGGTGGTAATGGCAGTGAGTATTACAGTATTAGCTGTGCTCAATACGTTAGCGTTAAGCAGTTTTCACTTTTTTGATATTTCAAATACCCAACGTTTAGGTTTTGTGTTTTTAGTCAGCCTGACCAGTGGGTTAATGTTGGTGCCGAGTTGTTATCTTATTTGGAATTATCTGTTCCAAAAGTCTTGGATACCATTAACGGTTGATGTGGTATCTCGTCCGGTTGAATTTCGCAGCCAGCATTTATTTTTCTTCTGCCTATTATTTATTGCCAATATCTTGTTGCAGGTACATTTGCCTGAGCAACTCAGTTTATTTGCGCCATTTTGTTTGGCGATCCCCATTATTGTGTTGGCATTCCGTTATGGCTGGGAAGGGGCGTTACTTGGCACTTTGTTAAACAGTATTGCTTTGATCGCGGCTCGTAGCGAAATTAGCTCGATTGAAATTGTCGATTTACTGTTATCACTATCAGCACAAAGCCTAACAGGGATTTTGCTGGGGATTGGTATTCAGCATCAACGTGATTTGAATACGCGACTCTCTAAACAACTAAAGCGTAACTATTCTTTATCGCGGCAGTTAGTTACTGCAGAAGAGTCGGTTCGTCAAAATATTGCCCGTGAATTACATGATGAAATCGGGCAGAACATTACAGCCATCCGCACTCAAGCCAGTATTTTAAAACGGTTAGAAACTACGCCAGCTGGTGGGCAATGTGCAGACTCTATTGAGCAACTATCGCTTAATATCTACGACACTACGAAAGGCTTGTTATCGCAATTGCGCCCTAAAACGTTAGATGATCTAGGGTTGAAAGCGGCAATCGAGCAGGTGATCCGAGATTTAGATTTTGAATCACAAGAGATTGATGTTGCGATGTCATATCCTAAAGTTGTTGATACGGTAATGACCGATATGCTGCAAATCACCTTGTTCCGTGTAGTGCAAGAAGCGCTGAATAATATCGCTAAATATGCCAATGCGTCAGAAGTGCTGATTGCGTTTTCTATCGATAGCAATATCACCATGGAAATTGAAGATAACGGCATCGGTTTTAAAACCAGTGATACGTTAAAAGGCTTTGGTTTACGAGGAATGAAAGAGCGTATAGAAGCTTTGGGTGGGCAATGTGTGATCACCAGTTTCGCTCAGCCTAAAATGCCTCTAAATATACCCGCAGACAGTATTCGACCATCAGGTACAACGATTCGTGTGGTATTACCGCTATTTGCACCTAATTACTCTCAGCAACAATATAAAAGTCACTAA